One Carya illinoinensis cultivar Pawnee chromosome 5, C.illinoinensisPawnee_v1, whole genome shotgun sequence genomic window, CCAATTTATCTATCACTCTCCCAAAAGCTGAATATTGTCTCTCctaatcattattattattgttatttcaaGGAAAGAGCTTGAAGTTTGGAAGGGAGGGGAGGGGGTGGATTAGAAGGGTCTCCAAAGTAACCAGGGTTTGTTTGCAGGACCGAATTGGTAACGTAAATGGGGAGTCCTGGATCGAGGACCGGAGAGAGCGTGGCCTGCGATTTCTGCACTGAGCAACTGGCAGTTCTGTACTGTAGAGCCGACTCAGCCAAGCTCTGCTTGTTCTGCGACCAGCACGTGCACTCGGCGAACCTGCTCTCCCGGAAGCACCTCCGCTCTCAGATCTGCGATAACTGTAGCTCGGAGCCGGTCTCGGTTCGCTGCGCCACGGACAACCTGGTGCTGTGCCAGGAGTGCGATTGGGACGCCCACGGCAGCTGCTCCTTGTCGGCCTCACACGATCGCGATCCGGTTGAAGGGTTCTCTGGGTGCCCCTCGGCCCTCGAGCTGGCTTCTCTCTGGGGCATCGATCTCCAGCACAAGAAGCTGAATCCGTCCGCGCCTTCGATTCTGAATTGGGCCGATGGTACTATGGACGACTCGTCCTCATGGGTGTTTGAAAAATCAAGAGCTGGGGTGGTGTCTCTTCAGGACCTGATTGTACCGAACGAGAACGCGATTTTCGGCGTGAATGGTGGGGAAATCGTGACTGCGTCAAAGAAGCAAAACGGTCCGAGCTGTGGGAAGCGGAGGCAGGTGATGTTTAAGCAGCTGGTGGAGCTTTTCAAGAAGGGCTTGGCGGCGGAGTCGCCGAGGAGTAGTGCTGATTGGCAGGGAACGAGTTTGGAAGGAGTAGTGGATCTGGGAAATGGAGTTGATGGGGTTGATGAATTTGTAGGTGCGAGTCCGGTTGCTCAACAACAACCACAAGCGCCGCTCACGGCTTTGCTTATGATGGATTCGAAGGAGAACAATCGTATTGTGGATGGGGATATGTTGTGGGGTTCTAATCCCTATAGTCATAGTACCCAGGTAATTAACGTTTTGAATCATTTTAGTTTATATTAGAATCCGAGTTTGTGTTTAAGATTGTGTAAACAATTAGACTGGTATTTTCTATTTGGATAACGAACGAATTTGTTTCTCATGACTCATAGTAAGtataattaattgaaatgtTGATTATATTTGTCACCGCatttattatttgttaaaattcaaaatttccaGAAGCAGGGTCTTCAGATtcatattgaaactttttttttttttttttgctacccTCGAATGGTTTGTTTGGTAGGCGCTTGCCGGTAGCGCAGAATGGGGCActgtggattttaatggcatgtaAACACTGGTTGTATTTGATACCGGTTACACAAAACGATTATACTCAGTTGATGTTCCCCTGCAGATATGGGATTTTAATCTTGGACGATTGAGGTATCTTGACGAAACAGAGGCGCTGGAAGCTGCCTATGGTGTAAATGATGCAGGATTTATGGTGAAAAATTTTGGTGAACTTATGAAAGAAACATCTTTGACTAAATCAAAAATGTTCGGAGACTTGTACCAGATGAATTGCCCTACTGCACATGATGATATGGCGATTAATGTAAgtctttttagattttattaatctataattatttttttaattgaatctTTTACTGCATGCGCCATTGTGTTGTCAATGCAATCTTTCCTGGCGACCTTCCACTATGAGGTGGCTGTGTTTGGAAAATGGTGGCACCTTGTGCGTGATGTGGAtcgcaaaattaaaaaatggagCTCATAACCGTCAAATCCAGAAAGTCGGTGGTtgctaattttattatttacccTAAAGACGTTGAGGACTTCTTTATAGTTCATTAGTTTTCGGCAGACCGTAGGGTTCGAGTTCTAGGGAATATTGAGGGTAATCAGTGCGGATGGCAGTTCTGAAATATCTATCATGTCTAGATATTGAACCGAATCACAGATAAGTTTTTGTGGGGAATTTAAACGTTTAAGATATTGAACCACTGTGTTTTTTCCTCTTTGAGGTTTGCGTCCTTTTCTTCTTGTCCAGTCCCACTTTTCGTTTAAGAGAAGTGCATGGGCTATATGCAGCagtcttccttctttttttagGAAGGTTCCCTCAAGTGTATCTGCAAAGACTGTAATCCagtttcaaagaaaaatgtagGAAACGAATGACTACTTGTTTCAGTGGCTCAGATCATTTCTTTGTTTCATGTGAAGATATGTTAGTTCTGCACGAAATTGGGAAACAAAGTATGATGTTGGTAGGCTATGTAGATTGTTTGTTAATGGTATTACATCTTTGGCAGAAATGAATGAATGTCAGAACAACAGGAATTGGCAGATTGATTGCCAAAGCTTAACCATATAGTACTTAACAGCATAGTTACTTCCATTGTGCAATGCTTCATGACAATCCTAGTACAAGTAGGGTGTTGAGAGATTGACAGACTTTTCTTTGGCTATGCAGAATAATTCGAAAAACCCATCAGCCAGCCAGGGTCCCGCAACATCGGAGAGTAACAACCTACCTATGGGAAGACCATCCACAGGTTCAGCATTTGGTAAAGCAGGAGGTTCTGGTGCCTCTAAAGATGTCGAGTTTGTGGAACAATCTTTTTTTGTTAGAGGTGGCAGTGTGGGAACAGCTGCAACTCCCAAGGCTGACATGGAGCTGCTGGCACAGAATAGAGGCAATGCCATGCAACGTtacaaggagaagaagaaaacgcGAAGGTACGATTTCATGTGGTTATTTGAAGCCCCCCatcttttactattatttttctatactAAATTGTTTCTAAATGTTTGAACTTTTGTATTTATAGATATGATAAGCACATAAGGTACGAGTCAAGGAAAGCAAGAGCTGATACTAGGAAGCGAGTCAAGGGCCGGTTTGTGAAGACTAGTGAAGCTCCCGATGATTAAATGCACGTGAAGAACACCATCTCCTTGCTCGCTGTCTCTAAATATATCTTATATTCTTACCACAATTCAATGTATAATTCTGCAGTCTTGTTAATCTGCATTAACAATTCTTAGTTtgcctactctctctctctctctctctctctctctctctctccaacgagacataaaacaaaaacaaaaaaggtaaTGGTTTTCTGTCTTTAAGTGATGCTTCGGTTCTTGGGGGTTGTTGTACGACGTTCAAAGAGGTTGGGGAATAGGGTCGGTAGAAGGGTGATCCATTAGGTTTCAAGGGCTGGGTATGGTGTTAAACAGCGGAGATTTTGCCCAGTCATTCTAGTTGGTACTATGAAGTAATATTTGCTGTTTCTCAACTTCCACGGGAACgataaatattactttatttatGCACATTTTTCCAGCGTTTCCTAAGATACAGGAAGTCCGCGGCTAATAACGATTCGAGTCTGCGGATTGGGGATAAGAAAAGTGTAATTTCAATATACAATGATGGATAATCTCTGCTTGGAAGAAAGGATCGCTGTTTAGATAGCTGAGAAAGAGCTGGAAGGAAAGGGCTTTAGCATTAACATTGAACccattaaattcatttttaaaatttgataaaaagtacacatttttcataaatctaaaactttcatatctataattccattagatttatcaaaataataatataatattatttttttaataataatatttttaattttttttcatattttgtaattatactaattatatggacattaatagtttaatttagtatttaaataattaatttccaattaatttagaataaaataaaataaaaatattgtctattaaaattagaataaaatattagtttgaatgtggaatagtagaccttcaaatttgaaagaagagTAACAATTACTGTAGTTCAAAACTTTCCAAATACCTATTTAATGAATCCAATGTaagtttattttaagtaaatttatcaaaatttgaaaatgcatgAATTTTTTATGAAGCCAATGCTAGTGCTCTAAGCTATCTCATTTAAAAAGTGAGTATTCTAGTGAAATGATGGaaatatttaagttttaaaagtAACTAGAGGCTGTAATGGAGGAATCTTATTCGTTCGAGATTGGGTTTCTCTATCATTGGAATTGCACCGAATGGTGATTTAAGAGGGAGAGATAAATATTGGGGTTCAATATGTCTGGGAACTTCTCACGTACCCTCTGAAATCTATTCTTCTataattttctctctttccctcttacTCACTGCCATTGCCTAATTACAATGGCAGCAATCTTAATCCTAAAATACTATCTCAATTGCAATAATTTGAAGCCTCTTCTAGGGAATGCCTAATTGGACTTGAACGGGTCTCCAACCGAAAGAAAAAAGTTCTTCAGATTTAAATCAATAATAGCACTAGCATCAGTCTCGTTAAACACTGcctctcttcaaaatttgaatagtTTCCACTTAAAATCATTGCATTGCATTCGGTAAACTCGAAAATCAGAGACTTTGAGCTACAGTACATTTAAAGTTGTCTCTATATTTGAAGACTATATGCTCATTGCTATTTCtactattttattacaaaatcacTTCTTTCAACTGCTCTACCTCTTTTTTGCCATAAATCCGTTTCATTTCTCCCAGATTCTtccctttctcttcctctccctttctttcctctctccccttctctccatttttttttttcaattttgttgcTTATTTCTTTGTCCGAAGGAACTCAATTTCTTCTCTATTGGCTTAGGTCAAAAGTAGTCAGTAGGGACAATCGATTTGGGACAAAATCTTGATATAAAAAATGGAGCTCTTGCAACGTTGGGTCAGGGCTTGAGATTTTTGCCCTAGACTGCCTCTCAAACCTTCTATTTCGATTTCTATTGTGTGGCAAGGTAAAAATTCTTACTTTGCCttgtttttctatttctatttgtattgtttgattttttttggaaaCTCATTTGATCTGTAGTGCTGTGGTCTAATATGTCATCTGATTTGTGATTTGTGCTATTGAATTTGTGATCTATATTGCTTCGATATGTGGTCTAGTATGTGGCATAAATATCTGGTATGTGGTCTAGTTGGGTTGCTCCTGTAATACTTGGCGCATACACATAAAAAAGGTCCAGTGGAGTTCCCTCGATTGACTAGTTTCTAGTATGAGCAAAGCTGGGAACCAGTCATGTATAAACATAGTTGTTACAGCCAAACAGTAATAAG contains:
- the LOC122308765 gene encoding zinc finger protein CONSTANS-LIKE 14-like; translated protein: MGSPGSRTGESVACDFCTEQLAVLYCRADSAKLCLFCDQHVHSANLLSRKHLRSQICDNCSSEPVSVRCATDNLVLCQECDWDAHGSCSLSASHDRDPVEGFSGCPSALELASLWGIDLQHKKLNPSAPSILNWADGTMDDSSSWVFEKSRAGVVSLQDLIVPNENAIFGVNGGEIVTASKKQNGPSCGKRRQVMFKQLVELFKKGLAAESPRSSADWQGTSLEGVVDLGNGVDGVDEFVGASPVAQQQPQAPLTALLMMDSKENNRIVDGDMLWGSNPYSHSTQIWDFNLGRLRYLDETEALEAAYGVNDAGFMVKNFGELMKETSLTKSKMFGDLYQMNCPTAHDDMAINNNSKNPSASQGPATSESNNLPMGRPSTGSAFGKAGGSGASKDVEFVEQSFFVRGGSVGTAATPKADMELLAQNRGNAMQRYKEKKKTRRYDKHIRYESRKARADTRKRVKGRFVKTSEAPDD